In Synechococcus sp. A18-25c, a single window of DNA contains:
- the psbD gene encoding photosystem II D2 protein (photosystem q(a) protein): MTIAVGRAPQRGWFDVLDDWLKRDRFVFVGWSGILLFPTAYLAIGGWLTGTTFVTSWYTHGIASSYLEGCNFLTAAVSTPADAMGHSLLLLWGPEAQGDFVRWCQLGGLWAFVALHGAFALIGFMLRQFEIARLVGIRPYNAIAFSGPIAVFVSVFLMYPLGQSSWFFAPSFGVAAIFRFLLFLQGFHNWTLNPFHMMGVAGILGGALLCAIHGATVENTLFEDGEQANTFKAFEPTQEEETYSMVTANRFWSQIFGIAFSNKRWLHFFMLFVPVMGLWTSSIGIIGLALNLRAYDFVSQEIRAAEDPEFETFYTKNILLNEGLRAWMAPADQPHENFVFPEEVLPRGNAL; encoded by the coding sequence ATGACGATCGCTGTAGGACGTGCGCCACAGCGGGGATGGTTTGACGTCCTCGATGACTGGCTCAAGCGCGACCGCTTCGTTTTTGTCGGCTGGTCCGGCATCCTTCTCTTCCCGACGGCCTATCTGGCCATTGGTGGCTGGCTGACAGGCACCACCTTTGTCACCTCCTGGTACACCCACGGCATCGCCTCGTCGTACCTGGAAGGTTGCAACTTCCTGACTGCTGCTGTTTCAACCCCCGCTGATGCGATGGGTCACAGCCTCCTGCTGCTTTGGGGCCCTGAGGCCCAAGGCGATTTCGTGCGCTGGTGTCAGCTCGGCGGCCTCTGGGCCTTCGTGGCGCTGCACGGTGCCTTCGCTCTGATCGGCTTCATGCTGCGTCAGTTCGAAATTGCACGTCTGGTCGGCATTCGTCCTTACAACGCCATCGCCTTCTCCGGTCCGATTGCAGTGTTCGTCAGTGTCTTCCTGATGTATCCCCTCGGCCAGAGCAGCTGGTTCTTCGCGCCCTCCTTTGGTGTGGCCGCGATCTTCCGCTTCCTCCTCTTCCTTCAGGGCTTCCACAACTGGACCCTGAATCCTTTCCACATGATGGGCGTCGCCGGCATTCTCGGCGGTGCACTGCTCTGCGCCATTCACGGCGCCACCGTGGAAAACACCTTGTTTGAGGATGGCGAGCAGGCCAACACCTTCAAGGCGTTCGAGCCCACCCAGGAAGAAGAGACCTATTCCATGGTCACCGCCAACCGCTTCTGGAGCCAGATCTTCGGGATCGCCTTCTCCAACAAGCGCTGGCTGCACTTCTTCATGTTGTTCGTGCCTGTGATGGGCCTGTGGACCAGCTCCATCGGCATCATCGGTCTGGCTCTCAACCTGCGCGCCTATGACTTCGTGTCCCAGGAAATCCGCGCTGCAGAAGATCCCGAATTCGAGACCTTCTACACCAAGAACATTCTTCTGAATGAAGGTCTGCGTGCCTGGATGGCACCGGCTGACCAGCCGCACGAAAACTTCGTCTTCCCTGAAGAGGTTCTGCCCCGCGGCAACGCCCTCTGA
- a CDS encoding pectate lyase codes for MSLRYVRGVRLKSWFLNGLLGIGGVCGLVAFIQLVLWIIRGTAADSGWWVLALVLLAFGVWGRASGVLVRLLADDDPGANRARQVAVWLLVVAMVLLIMGLKLSSPDLDAYKRLVFGEGGLVEWGQVLLLVAAIRVSWLIGDDLFRRLDDARPGWLARGFVALLGLLLLEELAWGQVIFSWQTPEAIRTINAQQETTLHNIGWFQDRLDGFTFLAMLVVLLTVVLAPQVARRLLRHQSPEQRSLVLALLPASYSWPLFLFVAVIAYCVATQSFSELLHNRDQEWGELVLYGSALLLLLRTRVLLGTAEWHAPGSEAEAP; via the coding sequence GTGTCGCTTCGCTACGTCAGGGGAGTCCGTTTGAAGAGCTGGTTCCTGAACGGCCTTCTCGGTATTGGCGGTGTGTGTGGTCTTGTGGCCTTCATTCAGCTGGTGTTGTGGATCATCAGGGGCACAGCAGCTGATTCAGGCTGGTGGGTTCTTGCTCTGGTGCTGCTTGCTTTCGGCGTCTGGGGACGCGCGTCGGGTGTGTTGGTTCGCCTTCTTGCCGATGACGATCCTGGGGCGAATCGCGCCCGGCAAGTCGCGGTGTGGCTTCTGGTTGTCGCGATGGTGCTGTTGATCATGGGGCTGAAGCTCAGTTCCCCAGACCTCGATGCTTATAAGCGCCTGGTCTTCGGCGAAGGTGGTCTGGTCGAGTGGGGGCAAGTGCTGCTCCTCGTCGCGGCAATCCGTGTGAGCTGGCTGATTGGCGATGACCTGTTCCGCCGGCTCGATGATGCGCGCCCTGGTTGGCTGGCCAGAGGCTTTGTTGCTCTTCTGGGGCTGTTGCTTCTGGAGGAACTGGCCTGGGGGCAGGTGATCTTTAGCTGGCAGACCCCAGAAGCGATCCGAACGATCAACGCTCAGCAGGAAACAACCCTGCACAACATCGGCTGGTTTCAGGATCGTCTGGATGGCTTCACGTTTTTGGCGATGCTGGTTGTGTTGCTGACTGTGGTGCTGGCTCCGCAGGTCGCCCGGAGATTGCTTCGCCATCAGTCTCCCGAGCAACGCTCGCTTGTTTTGGCTCTGTTGCCAGCCTCGTACAGCTGGCCCCTGTTTCTATTCGTGGCCGTGATTGCTTACTGCGTTGCGACGCAATCCTTTTCTGAACTGCTCCATAACCGTGATCAGGAGTGGGGCGAGCTTGTGCTTTATGGATCGGCCTTGCTTCTGCTTCTGCGCACGCGGGTTCTGTTGGGAACGGCTGAATGGCATGCACCTGGGAGCGAGGCAGAGGCTCCTTAA
- a CDS encoding DUF2079 domain-containing protein, giving the protein MSESTASAVPSQGPMPGGVKALAAGFFLVCLAIQIWRLESLSATYDQALFLQELWSTAQGRPFESSLSSVLSAAVKVGGELPSVAYLHLGQHANFLTLLIAPLVALIGSWALPLVQVVVLTAAGLVLWRIAVRRLPASLAIRLTAAYYLSGAVIGPALENFHDLIWLPLLGFLVVEALLEQRRRQLVLVAVMLLLVREDSGLVLFSLGLWALVRQPGARWSGVGLMAASFLWVLLVTGWIQPAVDSSLSDRFLQEKFGHLVDDVSGGTLSVLLAMLRHPLALLQAIVSPPAATLGFLLALSLPLLLIPLLSVDSALLVAAPLLIALVSQGRSALSVTLRYVLALVPGLYLGSVLWWQRHLSLWSKRWIRRCWVGALGLGLTLTLVANPHRSLSALVPDSFSPWVHVSPAAMLERRAALREAVALIPDQASVSADTPVLPSLAQREVLIRFPKSIQYLDRSDEPQSVDWVVAFPGHYGPLAPVFELERNQQRLIRRKLTRLVESGDYRLVHCRAGTVVLQRASAEIAASAEMAIEPRSCSSLN; this is encoded by the coding sequence ATGAGTGAATCCACCGCATCTGCGGTTCCATCACAAGGTCCGATGCCAGGAGGGGTGAAGGCTCTGGCGGCAGGTTTCTTTCTGGTGTGTTTGGCGATTCAGATCTGGCGGCTGGAGAGTCTCAGTGCCACCTATGACCAGGCGCTCTTTCTGCAAGAACTCTGGTCAACGGCTCAGGGGCGTCCGTTTGAAAGCAGCCTGTCATCGGTTTTGTCTGCGGCTGTGAAAGTGGGCGGTGAACTGCCGTCGGTGGCTTATCTGCATCTCGGCCAACACGCCAATTTCCTCACGTTGCTCATCGCTCCACTGGTGGCTCTGATCGGGAGCTGGGCGCTTCCCCTGGTCCAGGTGGTCGTGTTGACGGCCGCAGGCCTGGTGCTTTGGAGGATTGCCGTCCGGAGACTCCCGGCGTCACTGGCGATCCGGCTGACCGCTGCCTACTACCTCAGTGGTGCCGTGATCGGCCCGGCTCTTGAAAACTTTCATGATCTGATCTGGCTTCCTTTGCTCGGATTCCTTGTGGTGGAAGCACTCTTGGAGCAGCGCCGGCGTCAGCTGGTGCTTGTCGCCGTGATGCTTCTGCTGGTGCGGGAAGACAGCGGTCTTGTCTTGTTCTCGTTGGGCCTTTGGGCCCTGGTGCGTCAGCCCGGTGCACGCTGGAGCGGAGTCGGTCTGATGGCAGCGTCTTTTCTGTGGGTGCTACTGGTTACCGGCTGGATCCAACCGGCCGTTGATTCCTCTCTGTCCGACCGTTTTCTTCAGGAAAAGTTCGGCCATCTCGTGGATGACGTGTCGGGAGGCACCCTGTCGGTGCTGCTCGCCATGCTGCGGCATCCTCTGGCGCTGCTGCAGGCGATTGTGTCTCCCCCTGCTGCCACTTTGGGTTTTCTCTTGGCGCTCAGTCTGCCTCTGCTGCTGATTCCATTGCTGTCGGTGGATTCAGCCTTGCTGGTGGCGGCCCCCCTCCTGATTGCACTGGTGTCGCAAGGTCGCTCGGCACTCTCCGTCACGCTCCGCTACGTGCTGGCTCTGGTGCCCGGTCTCTACCTAGGTTCTGTTCTGTGGTGGCAGCGCCACCTCTCGCTCTGGTCGAAGCGTTGGATCCGTCGCTGCTGGGTGGGTGCTCTGGGACTCGGTCTCACTCTGACCCTGGTGGCGAATCCCCATCGCAGCCTCTCGGCGCTTGTGCCCGACAGCTTTTCACCCTGGGTTCATGTCTCCCCAGCTGCGATGCTCGAACGCCGTGCTGCGCTGCGGGAAGCTGTTGCCTTGATTCCTGACCAGGCCAGTGTGTCGGCTGATACGCCTGTTTTACCTTCGCTGGCGCAGCGGGAGGTGCTGATCCGTTTCCCCAAGTCCATCCAGTATCTCGATCGTTCCGATGAGCCTCAGTCGGTCGATTGGGTGGTGGCATTTCCTGGTCACTATGGGCCGTTGGCGCCTGTGTTTGAGCTTGAGCGCAATCAGCAACGCTTGATCCGGCGCAAGCTCACGCGCCTTGTTGAATCCGGGGACTACCGATTGGTGCACTGTCGTGCAGGCACGGTGGTCTTGCAGCGTGCGTCTGCCGAGATTGCAGCCTCAGCTGAGATGGCAATTGAGCCTCGCTCCTGTTCATCGTTGAACTGA
- a CDS encoding DNA polymerase III subunit delta', with translation MRGLFADLQGQPLAQQLLEAALDQQRLAPAYLFSGPDGVGRRLAAQRFLEGLLSGGGSDARERRRLEERNHPDLLWVEPTYSHQGRLIPRSEAEAAGVSRRTPPQVRLEQIRGLSQFLARQPLESPRGLVILEQPEAMAEGAANALLKTLEEPGHGLLILLSAAPERLLTTIRSRCQQIRFTRLTEACMASVLDSLPNKEGDQALTLASSQPELMALAAGSPGALLEHVRIWRSIPDDLKQRLQTLPLTPVEAMALARDLSDQLEGEQQLWLIGWWQQHLWRSHGRQELLVRLDRLRQHLLSFVQPRLAWEVALLNLSQA, from the coding sequence ATGCGGGGGTTGTTCGCAGATCTGCAGGGGCAGCCATTGGCACAACAGCTTCTTGAGGCTGCTTTGGATCAGCAGCGACTCGCTCCGGCCTATCTGTTCAGTGGTCCGGATGGGGTCGGACGCCGCCTTGCGGCACAGCGTTTCCTGGAGGGGTTACTGAGTGGGGGCGGATCGGACGCCCGCGAGCGTCGCCGCTTGGAAGAACGCAACCACCCTGACCTGTTGTGGGTGGAGCCCACCTATAGCCATCAGGGACGCCTGATCCCTCGATCAGAGGCGGAAGCGGCCGGCGTGAGTCGTCGCACACCACCGCAGGTGCGGCTGGAGCAGATTCGTGGGTTGAGTCAGTTCCTGGCACGGCAGCCCCTCGAATCCCCCCGAGGCTTGGTGATCCTTGAGCAGCCGGAGGCCATGGCGGAAGGTGCGGCCAATGCTTTGTTGAAAACGCTGGAGGAACCGGGTCATGGACTGCTGATCCTGCTCAGCGCTGCGCCTGAACGGTTGCTCACAACCATTCGTTCGCGTTGTCAGCAGATCCGTTTCACCCGGCTCACCGAAGCTTGCATGGCTTCGGTGCTGGACAGTCTTCCCAACAAGGAGGGTGATCAGGCTTTGACTCTGGCCTCCAGTCAGCCTGAATTAATGGCCCTGGCTGCGGGTTCTCCAGGGGCGCTTCTGGAACATGTGCGGATCTGGAGGTCCATTCCCGACGATCTCAAGCAACGGCTTCAGACTCTTCCGCTAACGCCGGTTGAGGCGATGGCGCTAGCCCGAGACCTCAGCGATCAACTGGAGGGCGAACAGCAACTGTGGCTGATTGGCTGGTGGCAGCAACATCTTTGGCGCTCTCATGGTCGGCAAGAGCTCCTTGTCAGGCTTGACCGTCTTCGGCAACACCTGCTGTCCTTTGTTCAACCCAGACTTGCCTGGGAGGTGGCCTTGCTCAATCTCAGTCAGGCCTGA
- a CDS encoding glycosyltransferase family 39 protein: protein MAHTFPWRLLLILWVTAALLSCIGLGNLPLKDFDEATVARVALEFHQGTGEAPLLPVLWNEPYLNKAPGLHLIIATLIGMTNSQGLPSEWVIRIAPALLSSLIVPLGGLLQWQLRPGDRDSCLGTSAILLSLLPIARHGRLAMLDGTQLTVMAVLWIGLLRLHRTRHPAGISLLTGLAASGMLLLKAPLLLPAAAAGLAAVGLGQEWRHWRLTTAAPTLLIGVLPGIAWHLWHAWHRGASALWLWGGDGAGRVLLEAGEGSDLGWRVPLIELLEGGWPWLLLFPIALFGAWHARQSRWGYWSLSTLAVLAAAILPLRTQLPWYSHPLWLPFALLCAPLLAWMVNRMPWPSGAVPMRRILAVIPALWAGLGGLLLIAGVASLTPAAQALIDYRSPALAVGAGWCTGGILLMQNTQSRRQLGALSLVIGNVTALAIVFHSPLWLWELNESWPVRPVAGITASTSLSPIRLKGFDERPSLNWYAEQRIRREQSNDGKNLRLSDQPQPNCKILANTGDWTLSDCDNMSMKNE from the coding sequence ATGGCCCACACGTTCCCCTGGCGCCTGCTGCTGATTCTTTGGGTCACAGCAGCACTGCTTTCCTGCATTGGCCTTGGCAACCTGCCGCTGAAAGATTTCGATGAAGCCACCGTCGCCCGTGTGGCGCTGGAGTTTCATCAGGGCACAGGCGAAGCCCCACTGCTTCCAGTTCTCTGGAATGAGCCGTATCTCAACAAGGCACCCGGCCTGCACCTGATCATCGCAACGCTGATCGGCATGACGAACTCACAGGGTCTTCCCTCGGAATGGGTGATCCGCATCGCGCCAGCTTTGCTTTCAAGCTTGATCGTGCCGCTGGGCGGATTGCTGCAGTGGCAGCTGCGCCCCGGCGATCGCGACAGCTGCCTTGGCACCAGCGCAATTTTGCTGTCACTCCTGCCGATCGCCCGCCATGGACGACTGGCGATGCTGGACGGCACCCAACTCACCGTGATGGCTGTGTTGTGGATCGGCTTGCTTCGCCTGCATCGGACACGCCATCCCGCGGGAATCAGCTTGTTGACTGGGCTTGCAGCCAGCGGAATGCTCCTGCTGAAGGCCCCATTGCTGTTACCGGCCGCTGCCGCCGGCCTGGCTGCCGTAGGGCTGGGCCAGGAATGGCGGCATTGGCGATTGACCACCGCAGCCCCAACCCTGCTGATCGGCGTCCTTCCCGGCATCGCTTGGCATCTTTGGCATGCCTGGCACCGGGGCGCCTCTGCGCTTTGGCTTTGGGGAGGCGATGGCGCCGGCCGTGTCCTGCTAGAAGCAGGTGAAGGGAGTGACCTCGGCTGGCGGGTGCCCTTGATCGAGCTCTTGGAGGGGGGATGGCCCTGGCTCCTGCTCTTCCCGATCGCCCTCTTTGGGGCCTGGCATGCACGCCAATCACGCTGGGGCTATTGGAGCCTGAGCACCCTGGCGGTTCTTGCTGCAGCAATCCTGCCACTACGCACCCAGTTGCCCTGGTACAGCCATCCCCTCTGGCTTCCATTCGCACTGCTGTGCGCACCACTACTGGCATGGATGGTCAACCGAATGCCCTGGCCATCAGGCGCAGTGCCGATGCGCAGGATCCTGGCTGTGATCCCAGCACTGTGGGCAGGCCTTGGAGGACTTCTCTTGATTGCGGGAGTGGCCAGCCTGACGCCGGCCGCTCAAGCCCTCATCGATTACCGGTCACCTGCTTTGGCAGTTGGGGCTGGCTGGTGCACCGGCGGAATCTTGCTGATGCAGAACACACAGAGCAGACGACAACTGGGTGCCTTGAGCTTGGTGATCGGCAACGTGACCGCTCTCGCGATCGTCTTTCACTCTCCTCTCTGGCTGTGGGAACTCAACGAAAGCTGGCCCGTCAGGCCCGTAGCCGGGATCACAGCGAGCACAAGCCTGTCTCCGATCCGCCTCAAGGGCTTCGATGAACGCCCAAGCCTGAACTGGTACGCCGAACAAAGGATTCGCCGCGAGCAATCGAACGACGGCAAAAACCTTCGACTCAGTGATCAGCCACAACCCAACTGCAAAATCCTTGCCAACACAGGCGACTGGACCTTGTCTGACTGCGATAACATGAGCATGAAGAACGAATAA
- a CDS encoding response regulator transcription factor: MKPCILLIEDDRDMRELVGGHLEHSGFDVQSADDGIKGQALALQYSPDLILLDLMLPKVDGLTLCQRLRRDDRTAAIPILMLTALGGTKDKVSGFNSGADDYLTKPFDLEELQVRIKALLRRSDRAPVGTSGNHHEILSYGPLTLVPERFEAIWFDKPVRLTHLEFELLHCLLQRHGQTVAPSLILKEVWGYEPDDDIETIRVHVRHLRTKLEPDPRKPRFIKTVYGAGYCLELPTGAQLEGLQDVLAQARQDRDHKDQDSRASA, translated from the coding sequence ATGAAGCCCTGCATTTTGTTAATCGAAGATGACAGGGACATGCGCGAGTTGGTGGGTGGTCACCTGGAGCACAGCGGCTTTGATGTGCAAAGCGCTGACGACGGCATCAAAGGGCAAGCATTAGCTCTTCAATACAGCCCCGACCTAATTCTGTTGGATTTAATGCTGCCCAAGGTCGACGGTCTCACGCTTTGTCAGCGCCTGAGACGCGACGACCGCACTGCCGCAATCCCGATCCTGATGCTGACGGCCCTGGGTGGCACCAAAGACAAAGTCAGCGGTTTCAATTCAGGCGCTGATGATTACCTCACCAAACCGTTCGATCTCGAAGAGCTCCAAGTTCGCATCAAAGCACTGCTTCGCCGCAGCGATCGGGCTCCGGTTGGCACCAGCGGCAACCACCACGAAATTCTTAGTTACGGCCCGCTCACGCTCGTTCCGGAGCGCTTTGAAGCCATTTGGTTTGACAAGCCGGTGAGGCTCACCCACCTGGAGTTTGAACTGCTGCACTGTCTGTTGCAGCGGCATGGCCAGACCGTGGCTCCTTCGCTGATTCTGAAAGAGGTCTGGGGCTATGAACCAGACGACGATATTGAAACGATCCGCGTGCACGTGCGTCACCTGCGCACCAAGCTCGAGCCTGATCCCCGCAAGCCCCGCTTCATCAAGACGGTGTACGGAGCTGGTTACTGCCTTGAGCTCCCAACAGGTGCTCAGCTTGAAGGTCTTCAAGACGTGCTAGCCCAGGCGCGCCAAGATCGGGACCATAAAGATCAGGACAGTCGCGCCAGCGCTTGA
- a CDS encoding glycosyltransferase family 39 protein: protein MTSSDGTQTRSSQAPAGIWAPVLLGVVLRLVHIWMPVVGIHSWRQADTAAMARHFAGFDTPIWLPQIDWGGASPGYVESEFPLFPFLTGQIYQLFGVHEWIGRGLSVLFSALTIWLVIRLGRRWFNPAAGWWGGMALAVAPLGVYYGRAFQAEALLLFCAAGALEAHSLWVERRASWALALSWLCFTGAALIKVIPLLWLGLPLLLLHLTPSPQAAADPPQQTLQRLLRLLLNPWFWVYTTTALAVTSAWYLHAYQLGESSGLTFGFWGEDSDRSNIQLVLNGSSWLNLAIRVGLRALLVVGIPFLMIGAIRGWSVGGGRIALGGGIGLLFCTVATMRSSTVHEYYQFPLLLFSSPLVGLGWQTWHSHQRRWLVRTLLCITLLISVMVLSLDYWAVEARQRRIWMPLAETIRRELPADARIVSVTGPDPTLLNLARRQGWLIASQKLTPERIQKLRDAGASHLAGSFLWQETYSPLTDKQRARLEQLAVSSTAPWIGPQKQTYLLPIEDLPGDF, encoded by the coding sequence ATGACCTCGAGTGACGGGACACAGACCAGATCGAGCCAGGCACCAGCTGGCATCTGGGCGCCGGTGCTGCTGGGGGTGGTTCTGCGTTTGGTGCACATCTGGATGCCCGTGGTGGGCATCCACAGCTGGCGGCAAGCGGACACTGCTGCCATGGCCAGGCACTTTGCTGGATTTGACACGCCGATCTGGTTGCCACAGATCGATTGGGGAGGAGCGTCACCCGGGTACGTGGAATCGGAATTTCCGCTGTTCCCCTTCCTGACGGGTCAGATCTATCAACTGTTCGGGGTGCACGAATGGATTGGCCGTGGCCTCTCGGTGCTGTTCAGTGCGCTCACCATTTGGCTCGTAATCCGACTGGGTCGACGTTGGTTCAATCCAGCGGCCGGGTGGTGGGGTGGCATGGCTCTGGCGGTGGCCCCGCTCGGTGTTTACTACGGCCGCGCCTTTCAAGCGGAGGCTCTGCTGCTGTTCTGTGCAGCAGGAGCGTTGGAAGCCCACAGCCTCTGGGTGGAACGGCGGGCCTCGTGGGCACTCGCTTTGAGCTGGTTGTGCTTCACAGGAGCTGCCTTGATCAAAGTGATTCCCTTGCTTTGGCTTGGCCTTCCCCTACTGCTTCTCCATCTCACCCCATCCCCTCAAGCGGCGGCAGACCCCCCTCAACAGACGCTGCAACGACTGCTGCGTTTGCTGCTTAATCCTTGGTTCTGGGTTTACACAACCACCGCTCTAGCGGTGACTTCAGCCTGGTATTTGCATGCCTACCAATTGGGCGAGAGCAGCGGTCTGACCTTTGGCTTTTGGGGAGAGGACAGCGATCGCAGCAACATTCAACTGGTGCTGAATGGGTCGAGCTGGTTAAACCTCGCCATCCGTGTCGGGCTTCGAGCACTGCTCGTAGTGGGGATTCCCTTCCTGATGATCGGCGCCATTCGCGGCTGGAGCGTTGGTGGTGGGCGCATCGCCCTCGGAGGTGGAATCGGACTTTTGTTCTGCACCGTGGCGACCATGCGATCCAGCACGGTGCATGAGTACTACCAGTTCCCGTTGTTGCTGTTCAGCTCGCCCCTTGTGGGACTGGGATGGCAAACCTGGCACTCCCATCAGCGTCGCTGGTTGGTCCGAACGTTGCTCTGCATCACCTTGCTCATCAGTGTGATGGTGCTGTCGCTCGACTACTGGGCGGTGGAAGCGAGGCAACGCAGGATCTGGATGCCGCTCGCTGAGACCATTCGACGCGAGCTCCCCGCAGACGCTCGCATTGTGAGTGTCACCGGACCGGATCCAACTCTGCTCAACCTGGCACGTCGCCAAGGTTGGCTGATCGCCAGCCAAAAGCTCACCCCAGAGCGCATCCAGAAGTTGAGAGATGCCGGAGCCAGCCATCTGGCAGGCAGTTTCCTGTGGCAGGAGACCTACAGCCCACTGACTGACAAACAACGAGCCAGGCTGGAACAGCTGGCCGTTTCCAGCACAGCCCCTTGGATCGGCCCACAGAAGCAGACTTATTTGCTTCCGATCGAGGATCTACCAGGCGACTTCTGA
- a CDS encoding ABC transporter ATP-binding protein, which produces MPVQHGAGQAGLRFERVSYSWPCGTRALDRCSFQISGPGLWMLVGSNGSGKSTLFRILSGLIKPQSGHIDCKLRPALVFQNPDHQLLLPSCGSEVLLNLPPGLDQTMQRRRIKHLLEQVGMAGMASRPIHTLSGGQKQRLAIASALASDANLLLLDEPTALLDPTSQTAILTTVQQLCHRSSNPLTALWITHRLGELDHADGAAQMERGRIGHWQNGPALRRRLEPLAGRQG; this is translated from the coding sequence ATGCCTGTGCAACATGGAGCCGGGCAAGCGGGACTGCGGTTTGAGCGGGTCAGCTACAGCTGGCCCTGCGGCACCCGTGCGCTTGATCGCTGCAGCTTTCAGATTTCCGGTCCAGGCCTCTGGATGCTGGTGGGCAGCAATGGCAGCGGCAAAAGCACGTTATTTCGGATTTTGAGTGGTCTGATCAAGCCCCAATCGGGGCACATTGATTGCAAGCTTCGCCCGGCACTGGTGTTCCAGAACCCGGACCACCAACTTTTGCTTCCCAGTTGCGGCAGCGAAGTGCTGCTGAACTTGCCCCCTGGGCTCGATCAAACGATGCAGCGACGCAGGATCAAACATCTCTTGGAACAAGTGGGGATGGCGGGCATGGCATCACGCCCTATTCACACACTCAGCGGAGGACAAAAACAACGGCTTGCCATCGCTAGCGCCCTGGCCAGTGACGCCAACCTGCTGCTGCTTGACGAGCCCACTGCGCTGCTCGACCCCACCAGCCAGACCGCGATCCTCACCACCGTCCAACAGCTTTGCCACCGATCCAGCAATCCCTTAACAGCACTTTGGATCACCCATCGACTCGGCGAACTTGACCATGCCGACGGAGCCGCCCAAATGGAACGGGGTCGCATCGGTCACTGGCAGAACGGCCCGGCTCTGCGTCGCCGGCTTGAACCCCTTGCCGGACGGCAGGGCTGA
- a CDS encoding glycosyltransferase family 2 protein — protein sequence MSYSATDHADKNQGLSIILPTFNESGSIKGVITSLLNHTKSHAVELLIVDDDSADGTADIVRTLARQDSRIRIIQRVGRSGLASAIKEGLIAAVHPIAIVMDSDGQHEPSSVQMAFKALSANNDLVVGSRFLDQSEIRGLSSRRTDGSTMANRMARWSLPKSYAHLTDYMSGFIALKVERCLPFIRKVDVNGFKFLYELLAISKGQLSIVEIPLHFQPRLYGSSKLDYAVLWDFVISLIHTSTFRILPRRAISFGLVGASGVVIQLLSTFILMTIGLSFPQSLPLAVITAASSNYLINNILTFGDRRQKGRQLIKGLLKFLLVASLPSLANVGLATGFYNMIQSHAVLAQLAGIIVVYIWNYAASSRFVWNTP from the coding sequence GTGTCTTACAGCGCAACAGACCATGCCGATAAGAATCAAGGACTTTCAATTATCCTGCCCACATTTAATGAGTCAGGATCAATCAAGGGGGTCATTACCTCTCTCCTGAATCACACCAAGAGTCATGCTGTTGAACTCCTGATTGTCGACGACGATTCGGCTGATGGCACAGCAGACATCGTTCGAACGCTCGCCAGGCAGGATTCAAGAATTCGCATCATTCAACGGGTCGGCCGCTCAGGCCTTGCCAGCGCCATCAAAGAGGGGCTGATCGCAGCCGTTCATCCGATCGCCATCGTCATGGATAGCGATGGCCAGCACGAACCTTCATCTGTGCAGATGGCCTTCAAAGCGTTAAGCGCGAACAATGACCTGGTCGTGGGCAGTCGCTTTCTGGACCAGTCAGAAATCCGTGGACTGAGCAGCCGTCGCACCGATGGCTCAACCATGGCCAACCGCATGGCACGGTGGAGTCTTCCCAAGAGCTATGCACACCTCACGGATTACATGAGTGGTTTCATCGCGCTCAAGGTTGAGCGCTGTCTTCCATTCATACGCAAGGTCGATGTCAATGGTTTCAAGTTTCTCTATGAATTACTGGCCATCAGCAAAGGTCAGCTTTCTATCGTTGAAATCCCCCTACATTTTCAGCCACGACTGTATGGAAGTTCAAAGCTTGACTATGCCGTGCTTTGGGACTTCGTGATCTCTTTAATCCACACATCGACGTTTCGGATTTTGCCGAGACGTGCTATCAGCTTTGGCCTCGTCGGCGCATCAGGCGTGGTGATTCAATTGCTGAGCACGTTCATCCTGATGACGATCGGGTTGAGTTTTCCGCAATCTCTTCCCCTTGCCGTCATCACGGCGGCAAGCTCCAATTATCTCATCAACAACATCCTTACCTTTGGAGATCGACGCCAGAAAGGGCGTCAACTGATTAAAGGTCTGTTGAAATTTTTGCTGGTTGCCTCACTGCCTTCTCTGGCCAATGTGGGCTTGGCAACAGGGTTTTACAACATGATTCAATCCCATGCTGTTCTGGCGCAGCTAGCGGGAATCATTGTGGTTTACATCTGGAATTACGCCGCGTCCTCCCGCTTTGTGTGGAACACACCCTGA